The Phocoena sinus isolate mPhoSin1 chromosome 12, mPhoSin1.pri, whole genome shotgun sequence genome includes a window with the following:
- the MYCT1 gene encoding myc target protein 1: MANNTTSLGSPWPENFWEGVIMSFTVSMATVLVIGGFIWALFVCFSRRRASAPISQWSSSRRSRSSYTHGLNRTGFYRHSGCERRSNLSLASLTFQRQASLEQANSFPRKSSFRGSTFHPFLQSPPLPVETESHMVTFPSSNTSSTINTSHSLGRPDFHWSNHSLRIGLSTPAPPAYESIIKAFPDS, translated from the coding sequence agGGTGTTATAATGTCCTTCACAGTGTCCATGGCAACTGTACTTGTAATTGGAGGATTtatttgggctttgtttgtttgtttctctcgaAGAAGAGCCAGTGCCCCCATCTCACAGTGGAGTTCAAGCCGGAGATCTAGATCTTCTTACACCCACGGCCTCAACAGAACTGGATTTTACCGCCACAGTGGTTGTGAACGTCGAAGCAACCTCAGCCTGGCGAGCCTCACTTTCCAGCGCCAAGCTTCCCTGGAACAAGCCAATTCCTTTCCAAGAAAATCAAGCTTCAGGGGCTCAACTTTCCATCCGTTTCTGCAAAGTCCACCACTTCCCGTGGAAACTGAGAGTCACATGGTGACTTTCCCTTCATCCAATACTTCCTCCACCATCAACACTTCCCACAGTCTGGGCCGTCCTGATTTCCACTGGTCCAATCACAGTCTTCGGATTGGCCTTTCAACACCAGCCCCACCTGCCTATGAGTCAATCATAAAGGCTTTCCCGGACTCCTGA